Proteins encoded together in one Deinococcus hopiensis KR-140 window:
- a CDS encoding DUF309 domain-containing protein, with the protein MSGDFGAEVQAGAALFATGQWWEAHEAWEGPWMRAEGEDRRFLQALILLAAALHKRWHHGSLTARNYHKAGRYLDLLPGVYAGVDLRRLRAEVWAALHDPALRPQLHGPGHEGETD; encoded by the coding sequence ATGAGCGGTGATTTTGGCGCGGAAGTTCAGGCGGGCGCGGCCCTGTTTGCCACCGGGCAGTGGTGGGAGGCGCACGAGGCCTGGGAGGGGCCGTGGATGCGCGCCGAAGGTGAGGACCGCCGCTTTCTCCAAGCCCTCATTTTGCTTGCCGCCGCGCTGCATAAGCGCTGGCACCATGGCAGCCTCACGGCCCGCAACTACCACAAGGCCGGGCGGTATCTGGACCTGCTTCCGGGCGTGTACGCGGGAGTGGACCTGCGGCGGTTGCGGGCCGAGGTCTGGGCGGCGCTGCACGACCCGGCGCTGCGGCCCCAGTTGCACGGTCCAGGGCATGAAGGGGAGACCGATTGA